The following are encoded together in the Glycine soja cultivar W05 chromosome 5, ASM419377v2, whole genome shotgun sequence genome:
- the LOC114411914 gene encoding uncharacterized protein LOC114411914, whose translation MEDSEKLTALKKAYADIILNTAKEAAARIMVSERKVTRFQQELVSTKEEALRMLLRLKQMFDSKVSEAELMSLNQQKKIEELEAQLQEAEEIVRDLRAELRETQAELENVTKHQMQPLVEQNTEAEVAAQESFLQKNRLDPYDGSIYSAPGLQFESVSISENRNPIVNGSNDSSKFCGSHDHTNNCYIHNPDFASIVIRRKEPKLYRNGCTQRIHAFERSLFDGNMSVSGNLDNVQNENLVSVHEEGKTMTVSTNAKADIISEKEKPDELKVVKAVADLVKVPVQRKKRKFGKRKAIIKSILHSNQVKETNKESHLSCAKDSTLVLDNDDPSRVSSSMACENEAQKDLMSPFADVPTDTTATNEKSGPHSNAENGEVFVKAGSAWNITKDDKESLDKSDLTRQESLSAESVEVPACKDVEASNGSLDKMDSKVSDLDEKVSNRSTGDKFKFTFCRKRKKEAISCDDVDCSQDNTSSKKKCGEKQDDHVEPQKSCTMTESSRDSRRLAQVARQLISLSEKKWWQ comes from the exons ATGGAGGATTCCGAG AAATTGACGGCGTTGAAGAAGGCCTACGCCGATATCATCCTGAACACGGCGAAGGAGGCGGCGGCGCGAATCATGGTGTCGGAGCGGAAAGTCACGCGCTTTCAGCAGGAACTTGTTTCCACTAAGGAAGAGGCGCTTCGGATGCTTCTCAGACTCAAACAAATGTTCGATTCTAAG GTCAGTGAAGCGGAGCTGATGTCATTGAATCAGCAGAAGAAGATTGAGGAGCTTGAAGCTCAGCTCCAGGAAGCTGAGGAAATAGTTAGAGATCTAAGGGCAGAGTTGAGAGAAACCCAGGCTGAGCTGGAGAATGTGACAAAACACCAAATGCAACCCCTAGTTGAACAAAACACAGAGGCTGAAGTTGCAGCTCAGGAAAGTTTTCTGCAAAAGAACAGACTTGATCCTTATGATGGATCTATATATTCTGCACCTGGTTTACAGTTTGAATCTGTCTCTATTTCTGAAAATAGGAATCCGATTGTAAATGGATCAAATGATAGCAGTAAGTTCTGTGGGTCACATGATCATACAAACAACTGCTACATTCATAATCCAGATTTTGCATCCATAGTCATTAGGAGGAAAGAGCCCAAGCTCTACAGAAATGGTTGCACTCAGAGAATACATGCATTTGAAAGGAGCCTTTTTGATGGAAATATGTCTGTTTCAGGAAACTTAGATAATGTACAGAATGAAAATTTAGTCAGTGTACATGAAGAAGGTAAAACAATGACTGTATCAACTAATGCCAAAGCTGatattatttctgaaaaggagAAACCAGATGAACTTAAAGTGGTGAAAGCAGTTGCTGACCTTGTCAAAGTTCCagttcaaagaaaaaagagaaaatttggGAAAAGGAAGGCTATTATTAAATCCATATTACATTCTAACCAGGTTAaggaaacaaataaagaatcacATCTGTCTTGTGCCAAAGATTCTACACTTGTATTGGATAACGATGACCCCTCAAGGGTGAGTTCTTCTATGGCATGTGAAAATGAAGCTCAGAAGGATCTAATGTCTCCTTTTGCTGATGTACCGACAGACACAACTGCAACAAATGAGAAATCAGGACCTCATAGCAATGCTGAAAATGGGGAAGTATTTGTTAAAGCTGGCAGTGCTTGGAACATAACTAAAGATGACAAGGAATCGTTGGATAAATCAGATTTAACAAGACAAGAGAGTTTGTCTGCTGAAAGTGTGGAGGTTCCGGCTTGTAAAGATGTTGAGGCATCTAATGGGTCACTGGATAAAATGGATTCAAAAGTATCTGATTTAGATGAGAAGGTTTCTAATCGATCTACAGGCGATAAGTTTAAGTTCACATTCTGTAGAAAGCGTAAGAAGGAGGCCATTAGCTGTGATGATGTAGATTGCTCTCAAGATAATACCAGTTCAAAGAAAAAGTGTGGAGAGAAGCAAGATGATCATGTGGAGCCTCAGAAATCTTGCACAATGACTGAATCATCTCGGGACAGCCGACGACTAGCACAAGTTGCTCGCCAG CTCATATCTTTGTCTGAGAAGAAATGGTGGCAGTAG
- the LOC114411916 gene encoding TORTIFOLIA1-like protein 3, protein MSSSPQNIKQRVFTCLTKLSDRDTQSLAAAELESIARNLDATTLPAFLSCMYSTDASDKPPVRKQCVHLLGFLAQTHGNMLAPYLSKILGSVVRRLRDVDSSVRSACVNSIAALSGHVSKQPLNSFLKPLAEALFTEQDQNAQASAALCLASAIDGAPDPDPARLAKLLPRFEKLLKRDGFKAKPALLTLVGSVVAAGGASGHAQLKSLVPCLVEALSNDDWATRKAAAETLVVVADVERDFLSEFKGECVRVFENRRFDKVKLVRDVMNQMLEAWKLVPDVSDEVSPPPKSQSSSKENASDGRYPQVSQNSCSPRSMMANLRRKSTPFSRFSPADSSSASNAKNTSASSSNKRMSSSVSRKLNHKNWDAQIAVADQGDLQERDGIVSERSKMDKSGVSKPETKRALLNKSSEDKIQKYGGSKAGSRVVPYQEDESQDSVPVSIVSKDLQRNDKESEDLSLIRDQLHQIENQQSSLLDLLQKFMGSSQNGMRSLETRVHGLELALDEISYDLAISSGRMTKPDPHGNTCCMLPGAEFLSSKFWRKTHGRDSITRFSRSGGTPSLAAMNYQANRDAETKLANHRFRPDGGFITNPLAEIHTNSRNFATSEIA, encoded by the exons ATGTCGTCTTCACCGCAGAACATAAAACAGAGAGTCTTCACATGCCTGACAAAACTCTCTGACCGCGACACGCAGTCCCTCGCCGCCGCGGAACTCGAGTCCATCGCTCGTAACCTCGACGCAACCACCTTGCCGGCGTTCCTCTCGTGCATGTACTCCACCGATGCCTCCGACAAACCACCGGTGCGCAAGCAGTGCGTACACCTGCTAGGGTTCCTCGCGCAGACGCACGGCAACATGCTCGCGCCGTACCTGTCGAAGATCCTCGGCAGCGTCGTGCGGCGGCTCCGTGACGTGGACTCGTCGGTGCGATCCGCGTGCGTGAATTCCATTGCGGCATTGTCGGGCCACGTCAGCAAGCAACCGCTGAATTCGTTTCTGAAGCCGTTGGCGGAGGCGCTGTTCACGGAGCAGGACCAGAACGCGCAGGCCAGCGCGGCGCTGTGTCTCGCCTCTGCGATCGACGGAGCTCCGGATCCTGACCCGGCCAGGCTGGCGAAGCTCCTGCCGAGGTTCGAGAAGCTTCTGAAGCGCGACGGTTTCAAGGCGAAGCCAGCGCTGTTGACGCTCGTCGGAAGCGTCGTCGCCGCCGGCGGCGCGTCCGGCCACGCTCAGTTAAAGAGTTTGGTTCCCTGCTTGGTGGAGGCGTTGAGCAACGACGATTGGGCCACGCGGAAGGCCGCGGCGGAGACGCTCGTGGTGGTTGCTGACGTGGAGAGGGATTTCTTATCGGAGTTTAAGGGTGAGTGTGTGAGAGTTTTCGAGAATCGACGGTTTGATAAG GTGAAGTTAGTTCGGGACGTTATGAATCAGATGTTGGAAGCGTGGAAGCTAGTTCCTGATGTTTCGGATGAAGTTTCTCCACCTCCTAAATCGCAATCTTCATCCAAAg AGAATGCAAGTGATGGGCGCTATCCTCAGGTCTCTCAAAATTCATGTAGTCCTCGTTCAATGATGGCCAATTTGAGGAGGAAATCTACTCCTTTTAGCAGATTCAGTCCAGCAGATAGTTCTTCTGCTAGCAATGCTAAGAATACGAGTGCTTCAAGTAGTAACAAGAGAATGAGTTCATCTGTTTCCCGAAAATTGAACCATAAGAATTGGGATGCTCAAATTGCCGTGGCTGATCAGGGAGATCTTCAGGAGAGGGATGGAATTGTTTCGGAAAGGAGCAAAATGGATAAAAGCGGAGTTTCAAAGCCAGAAACGAAAAGGGCACTGCTAAACAAAAGTTCTGAGGATAAAATACAAAAGTATGGTGGGTCCAAAGCTGGATCTCGTGTGGTTCCATATCAAGAAGATGAGAGCCAAGACTCAGTTCCTGTCAGTATCGTCTCTAAAGATCTCCAAAGGAATGACAAAGAGAGTGAAGATTTATCGCTGATCCGTGATCAGTTACATCAGATTGAGAACCAGCAGTCAAGTCTACTTGATCTTCTGCAG AAATTCATGGGAAGCTCACAAAATGGAATGCGTTCTTTAGAGACTCGTGTGCATGGCCTTGAGTTGGCATTGGATGAGATCTCTTATGATTTGGCTATATCAAGTGGAAGGATGACTAAACCTGATCCTCATGGTAACACATGTTGCATGCTACCTGGAGCAGAATTTTTGAGCTCCAAATTCTGGAGGAAAACACATGGCCGGGATTCAATCACCCGATTCTCTAGATCAGGTGGCACCCCATCACTTGCTGCCATGAACTACCAAGCCAACAGGGATGCTGAAACCAAGTTGGCAAACCACAGATTCAGGCCTGATGGAGGCTTCATCACTAATCCGCTGGCAGAGATTCATACAAACTCGAGGAATTTTGCAACATCGGAGATAGCTTAA